CCCGATCACCGGCGGTCGCCAAAAGTATGACTAGTGACGTGGGCTGACGCCGGATCAGGGACCGCCGTATGCAGAGCCGTTGCTGCTGGGCCGGGGTCTTTGCGCGTAGATCGCCCGGGTGTGCATCGAGCCGAATTCGGGGTCAGTCACAGCCGGTACCATGGTGCCCACCTCCGTCCCGTCAAGGGGCCTATCGGCTCCGGCCGGCCGGGTCGAATGCACCCGGGATAGGAGGTCGACCGTGTCGGACGACGACTCGCCCCCGAAGGGCGAGAAGGACCCCGACAGGAAGTCGTACTACCGGCGGCTCGCCGAACTGGCGCTGAAGGCGGCCCTCGCGGCCGGGCTTCGCTTCCTGTTCGAGAAGTTCTGGCAGTAACGAAAAACGGTCCCGGCTGCGCCAACAGCTGAGACCGCTTCCGGTCGGACAGACAAGGTGCCGTGTGCTCAAACCGTGGCAGGGGCGGGTACACGGCATCTTGCTTTTTTAAAGGTCGGCGGGACGTACGGCCTCTCGCTCGTGAGGCCGCTTCCAACTTGCTCGCGAGCAAGGCGACGGCCCCAAGCATGCGGACTGACACGCCCCGTGCCAACCGTATTTTGAGTCTTAACAGTACCGAATCGCCGGTACGACGCCCACCCCGCCCGTAATATCACGCGTTTCGCGTAACCTCAATTGACAGTGAACAGTACCCGTGGGGGCGGGTGGAGGGAGGCGGCGATGGCACGAGGTGTCGCGGGGTTCGACGGATCGGCACTGCGTGCCGCACGGCTGGTCGCCCAATGCCCCGACCACCCGCACCGGCTCACCGTCGCCTGCCTCGCCCGCCGGGTCGGCACCTCGAAAGCGCTCATCCTCAGCTACGAGCACGGCCGCAGCAGTCCCTCCCCCCAGCGGCTCGCGGATCTGGCCCGGGCCGTCGGGGTGCCGGCCTCCGCGCTGCAGCACGGCACCCAACTGTCGGATCTCCGGGTGGCCCGCGGCCTGACCCTCGCCGAGCTCGCCGACCGGCTGGGTCTGGCGGTGAACACCTACCGGCAGATCGAGTCCAGCGGCGTGCTGCCCAAACGCCGCCCGGCGGCCTTCTGGGACCTGGCCAACGAACTGGACGTGGACCACTCCCAGTTGCACGCGGCCATCCGGCGAATTCCCGCCGTCCAGGAACGACGGGAGCACGCGGCCTTCATGCTCAAGGATGTGCTCGCGCACGCCCTGGACCCCGGCCCCTTCCAGGCCCAGCAGGACACCTCCCCGGCCGCCACGGTGCTGGCCGCGGTGTACGGGGTGGCCCCCTCCACGGTGAGCACCATGGTCAACATGCTGCTCGCCGACCTGCGCCAACTGGCCCTGCAGCGGGCCCAGCTGGAGGCCCGCCGGGACTTCACCGCGCACTCCCGGTCTACCCAGCTGTACGAGCGCGAGTTGGAGACCATCTCGAACCGGATCACGGAGGACACCGAAAGGGTCCCAGACATCCTGGAGCGCTACCTGGTCAACCCGATGCCGCAGTCCTGCTGGCACAGCCTGGCCAAGCTCTACGTCGCCGGGCCTCCCGGTTCCGCTCTCTCCTCCGGCGTGTCCGGCGACGTCATCGCCGCACTGGAGAAGACGTTCGACCATTACCTGATTGAAGAGGATCCCCCCGGGTTCAGGCTCTCGGCCCCCGGGGTGCTGTTCTTCCTGGACACCCTGCCGTACTACCGGATCCTCTACGTGCCGCCGGACCGCGCGATACGCCCGGACCCTCAGTACTACGGATGGCCGTCCTTCCGCGCACGAGCACAGCCCCACCGCCGTCACCGGCTCCGGGTGGCCCACGTCCTGGGCCACGACCCACACCCCCACTGGGACGGCGGCTCGTGGATGACGATCCAGTCTCCGCGCGGGTCCTGGGGCCCCACCGACCCGTGGGTGTCGTCGACCGCACCCTGGTTCGACGAGGCGCCGTTCTGAGCCACGGCATAGCTCTGACAGCCTCCGGGCCCCAGAAGGGCGTTGGGGCTCGATGTCGTCCTACTCCGCAGCCGACTGCCCTGTGCACGCGGCCAAGCGCTTCACTTTGTCTACGCCGTCGTTGCAGCACTGCCCGCAGACCAGACGGCGCTTCTTCGGCTGCTTGGCCAGGGGAATGTTGTACGGCATGCGGTCTTCGTTGTGGCGTTCGCGCAGGTCGTAACCACATTGGGCGCACATCAAGCCCATCGCGCCGGCCTGCTTATTCGTCCAGCGGGGCCAATCCGCTGCCAGGGCGAGCTGCATGACGGCCATGCCCTCGGCCCGCGGTTCGAAGATGGTGAAGCCGAAACCCGGGCAATCCCCGGTGATCTGGTCGATGTACGTCTCCAGCGACGGCATCCACCGCACCAGGTGCTTCAGGTCGTTCTTGGCGACGCGCACTTCCTCACCGCGCCGCGGCCGTTTATCCCATGAGTTGGCCAGGGGGAAGCGGAAGGCCGTGACGACCTGGTGGGGGACGTCCAACATGGTCAGGTCCTTGGCAATCTCGGCTGCTGTGGCCTTCGATTCACCGCAGTTGACCTCCCGCCACAGCGCGAGCCCATCGCCGCAGATCACCCCAGAGGCGTTCACCGTGCTGACGATGCGCCGCTGCGCAGCCCGTACCTCCGGCACCGCTCCTGCCATCGACTCGCCTCGTATCTTCCCGGCGCCCCCACGTGGGGCTGCCCCTGCTGGTCAACGACCGGCCGGGCCGTTTGGTGCGATGCGGGAGCGGAGTCCGGATATGTCAGCGATGACGGTCATGTGCGGGCGGGGTGCACAGACGTCACCGTCCAGACATGTGAGCTGTCTGAGTCCACAGCTGCACGGTCCCGCCAGCCGTAGCAAGGAGGCTGTCGTCGTGGGAGAACGCCACCGCCGTAATCCGCTCTTCGTAGCCGGTGAGTGGTTCGCCGACAGGGGTACGGGTCTGGGTGTCCCACAACCGCACAGTCCCTCTGCCGCCAGCAGCGAGGAGGCTGCCGTCGTGGGAGAACGCCAGCGCATTACCTCTGTCCTTGGCGGTGAGTGGTTCGCCGACAGGGGTACGGGTCTGGGTGTCCCACAACCGCACGGTCTTGTCGCCGCCGCTTGTAGCAAGGAGGCGACCGTCGGGGGAGAACGCCAACTTCTTGATTCCTGGAGGGGGGAACGTCCCTCTTGTGCGGTGGCCAACGATGGATTCGCCGACAGGGTCGCGGGTCTGTGTGTCCCAAAACCGCACAGTCCAGTCGGCGCCGGCGGTGGCCAGCAGGCGGCCGTCGGGGGAGAAGGCAACCGCGTTGATCTTCGCGGCGTGGGCGGTGAGCGGGTCGCCGACGGGGCGGCCAGTCTGGGTATCCCACAACCGCACAGTCTCGTCGGTGCACCCAGCAGCCAACAGGCGGCCGTCGAGGGAGAACGCCAACGCATTGAACGGATCGTGGGCGGTGAGCGGCTTTCCAACGG
This window of the Streptomyces canus genome carries:
- a CDS encoding helix-turn-helix domain-containing protein, whose translation is MARGVAGFDGSALRAARLVAQCPDHPHRLTVACLARRVGTSKALILSYEHGRSSPSPQRLADLARAVGVPASALQHGTQLSDLRVARGLTLAELADRLGLAVNTYRQIESSGVLPKRRPAAFWDLANELDVDHSQLHAAIRRIPAVQERREHAAFMLKDVLAHALDPGPFQAQQDTSPAATVLAAVYGVAPSTVSTMVNMLLADLRQLALQRAQLEARRDFTAHSRSTQLYERELETISNRITEDTERVPDILERYLVNPMPQSCWHSLAKLYVAGPPGSALSSGVSGDVIAALEKTFDHYLIEEDPPGFRLSAPGVLFFLDTLPYYRILYVPPDRAIRPDPQYYGWPSFRARAQPHRRHRLRVAHVLGHDPHPHWDGGSWMTIQSPRGSWGPTDPWVSSTAPWFDEAPF